The proteins below come from a single Ahaetulla prasina isolate Xishuangbanna chromosome 16, ASM2864084v1, whole genome shotgun sequence genomic window:
- the ZBTB6 gene encoding zinc finger and BTB domain-containing protein 6 isoform X2: MAADSDVLHFQFEQQGDAVLQKMNLLRQQNLFCDVSIYINDTEFHGHKVIFAACSTFMRDQFLLSESQHVRITILQSAEVGRKLLLSCYTGALEVKKKELLKYLTAASYLQMVHIVEKCTEALSRYLEIDASVEGNGRYAEKCHSSDMELGSRGGCPDKDCEIIEISADSPVCVDEHIKQEKGDVQPASLQGLMSDRKEAKSPEISTVEIGYKDDEICIFEMDSIDVPSLDDEPFPQPCTSSKTNLYFPETQHSLINSTVESRMSEVAQFQSFGNENPEGAAHADFPTSKDAGYTWRHQCPKCPRGFLHLENYLRHLKMHKLSLCLQCGKTFTQKKNLNRHIRGHMGIRPFQCMVCLKTFTAKSTLQDHLNIHSGNRPYKCHCCDMDFKHKSALKKHLTSVHGRAGVDKSGFDGITEVRIDYE, encoded by the coding sequence ATGGCTGCCGATTCGGACGTGCTCCATTTCCAGTTTGAGCAGCAGGGCGACGCCGTGCTGCAGAAGATGAACCTGCTGAGGCAGCAGAACCTCTTCTGCGACGTCTCCATCTACATCAACGACACCGAGTTCCACGGGCACAAGGTGATCTTCGCCGCCTGCTCCACCTTCATGCGGGACCAGTTCCTGCTCAGTGAATCCCAGCATGTCCGGATCACTATTTTGCAGAGCGCCGAAGTCGGCCGGAAGCTGCTGCTCTCGTGTTACACGGGGGCTCTGGAAGTGAAGAAGAAGGAGCTTTTGAAATACCTCACGGCGGCAAGTTACCTGCAGATGGTGCACATCGTGGAGAAGTGCACGGAGGCCCTTTCCAGATACCTTGAAATCGATGCTTCGGTCGAAGGCAACGGCAGGTATGCTGAGAAATGCCACTCCTCTGACATGGAGCTGGGCAGCAGAGGGGGCTGCCCTGATAAAGACTGTGAAATCATTGAGATTTCCGCAGACAGCCCCGTGTGTGTAGACGAGCACATCAAGCAGGAGAAAGGAGACGTTCAGCCGGCGTCCCTGCAAGGTTTAATGTCGGACAGGAAGGAGGCCAAAAGCCCGGAAATATCCACCGTCGAGATCGGCTACAAGGACGATGAAATCTGCATTTTCGAGATGGATTCCATCGACGTCCCCAGTCTGGACGACGAGCCGTTTCCGCAGCCTTGCACCTCTTCGAAAACCAACCTGTACTTCCCGGAAACTCAGCACTCCTTGATCAACTCCACCGTGGAGAGCCGGATGAGCGAAGTAGCCCAGTTCCAGAGCTTTGGCAACGAGAATCCGGAAGGAGCCGCCCACGCGGACTTCCCGACCTCCAAGGACGCTGGCTACACGTGGCGCCATCAGTGTCCCAAATGCCCCCGCGGCTTCCTCCACTTGGAAAACTACCTCCGCCACTTAAAGATGCACAAACTGTCCTTGTGCTTGCAGTGCGGGAAAACCTTCACTCAGAAGAAGAACCTGAACCGGCACATTCGCGGCCACATGGGCATCCGCCCCTTCCAGTGCATGGTGTGCCTGAAGACCTTCACCGCCAAGAGCACCCTCCAGGACCACCTTAACATCCACAGTGGCAACCGGCCTTACAAGTGCCACTGCTGCGACATGGACTTCAAGCACAAGTCCGCCCTCAAAAAACACCTGACCTCCGTCCACGGAAGGGCCGGGGTGGACAAATCTGGCTTTGATGGCATCACGGAAGTCAGAATAGACTATGAGTAG
- the ZBTB6 gene encoding zinc finger and BTB domain-containing protein 6 isoform X1 yields MIVIMAADSDVLHFQFEQQGDAVLQKMNLLRQQNLFCDVSIYINDTEFHGHKVIFAACSTFMRDQFLLSESQHVRITILQSAEVGRKLLLSCYTGALEVKKKELLKYLTAASYLQMVHIVEKCTEALSRYLEIDASVEGNGRYAEKCHSSDMELGSRGGCPDKDCEIIEISADSPVCVDEHIKQEKGDVQPASLQGLMSDRKEAKSPEISTVEIGYKDDEICIFEMDSIDVPSLDDEPFPQPCTSSKTNLYFPETQHSLINSTVESRMSEVAQFQSFGNENPEGAAHADFPTSKDAGYTWRHQCPKCPRGFLHLENYLRHLKMHKLSLCLQCGKTFTQKKNLNRHIRGHMGIRPFQCMVCLKTFTAKSTLQDHLNIHSGNRPYKCHCCDMDFKHKSALKKHLTSVHGRAGVDKSGFDGITEVRIDYE; encoded by the coding sequence GATCGTCATTATGGCTGCCGATTCGGACGTGCTCCATTTCCAGTTTGAGCAGCAGGGCGACGCCGTGCTGCAGAAGATGAACCTGCTGAGGCAGCAGAACCTCTTCTGCGACGTCTCCATCTACATCAACGACACCGAGTTCCACGGGCACAAGGTGATCTTCGCCGCCTGCTCCACCTTCATGCGGGACCAGTTCCTGCTCAGTGAATCCCAGCATGTCCGGATCACTATTTTGCAGAGCGCCGAAGTCGGCCGGAAGCTGCTGCTCTCGTGTTACACGGGGGCTCTGGAAGTGAAGAAGAAGGAGCTTTTGAAATACCTCACGGCGGCAAGTTACCTGCAGATGGTGCACATCGTGGAGAAGTGCACGGAGGCCCTTTCCAGATACCTTGAAATCGATGCTTCGGTCGAAGGCAACGGCAGGTATGCTGAGAAATGCCACTCCTCTGACATGGAGCTGGGCAGCAGAGGGGGCTGCCCTGATAAAGACTGTGAAATCATTGAGATTTCCGCAGACAGCCCCGTGTGTGTAGACGAGCACATCAAGCAGGAGAAAGGAGACGTTCAGCCGGCGTCCCTGCAAGGTTTAATGTCGGACAGGAAGGAGGCCAAAAGCCCGGAAATATCCACCGTCGAGATCGGCTACAAGGACGATGAAATCTGCATTTTCGAGATGGATTCCATCGACGTCCCCAGTCTGGACGACGAGCCGTTTCCGCAGCCTTGCACCTCTTCGAAAACCAACCTGTACTTCCCGGAAACTCAGCACTCCTTGATCAACTCCACCGTGGAGAGCCGGATGAGCGAAGTAGCCCAGTTCCAGAGCTTTGGCAACGAGAATCCGGAAGGAGCCGCCCACGCGGACTTCCCGACCTCCAAGGACGCTGGCTACACGTGGCGCCATCAGTGTCCCAAATGCCCCCGCGGCTTCCTCCACTTGGAAAACTACCTCCGCCACTTAAAGATGCACAAACTGTCCTTGTGCTTGCAGTGCGGGAAAACCTTCACTCAGAAGAAGAACCTGAACCGGCACATTCGCGGCCACATGGGCATCCGCCCCTTCCAGTGCATGGTGTGCCTGAAGACCTTCACCGCCAAGAGCACCCTCCAGGACCACCTTAACATCCACAGTGGCAACCGGCCTTACAAGTGCCACTGCTGCGACATGGACTTCAAGCACAAGTCCGCCCTCAAAAAACACCTGACCTCCGTCCACGGAAGGGCCGGGGTGGACAAATCTGGCTTTGATGGCATCACGGAAGTCAGAATAGACTATGAGTAG